In the Zingiber officinale cultivar Zhangliang chromosome 5A, Zo_v1.1, whole genome shotgun sequence genome, AAATATCAGAAGACAGATCATTACCTTTTCGCTCTAAAACAGGGGCCAACTGAGCCCCTGAGAAGTTATATCAACtgctttaatcaagtggctcaagaTGTCCCTACTACCACTTCAGAGATTCTGATGAGTGCTTTCTCTCATGGATTGGGAGAGGGAGAGTTCTTCAGAAATCTCATCAAAAATCCTGCtcagaattttgatgagatggtggaaaaagctgcTTCCTACATTAAGGTGGAGGAAGCACAAGCAGCTCGAAGGAAGGCCGAAAGACCACTTCCTTCCACCAACAAGCAAGAAAGAAGAGCACCTCAACCATCCCCTCAACCTCTACCGCGAGTCCGGGAAGCCAGACCTGCCTTTCATCCCGGGCCAGAAATTCGACCTGCCCCTCGAGTGGCTGCTGTACATATCCCTCGACCAAGGCTAGGGAATAATCGGTACTGTACCTATCATAGATCCCGTAAACATGATACTAACCGTTGTTTTCAGTTTGCTCGAGACTCTAAACGAGCCGCCGAGATGGGTTTGCCCCCGCCTGAGCTAGCTCCTCAGTTGATCAAGATGATGGAAGAACAAAGGGTGGCAGGACAGGTCGAACCATCTCGTCCTGACCTTGCAGGACCCAGCACTCATCAGCCTGGCCAGGGAAAAGAGCCAGAAGGATCACGGGAGGTCGAAAACAGAGGTAACGCAGCTGTTAGAGAGATcggcatgatctctggagggtCGACTAACGGAGATTCAGGGAGAGCACGTAAGTCTCATGTTCAGCGATTGGAGGTTCATGCCGTCGAATGCAGTCAGGAGCAAGCTGCTGGCCCTGTTCTTAGCTTCGGGTCAGCAGACCTGGAGGGTCTGGAGTTGCCTCATGACGATGCGCTCATCATCAAAGCCATCATTGCCAATAGCCGAGTGGTTCAGGTTTTTGtcgataccgggagctcggtcaacattttattcaggACTGCATTTGAAGAAATGCAGATTGATGCCGCTGAACTTCAGCCAATGGTTACATCTTTATATAGATTTACCGGTAATGAAGTGAAGCCTATGGGCCAGATTAAGCTGACTATATCTTTGGGCACCGAACCACTGGTGCGCACAAGGAGGAGCACGTTTATAGTAGTAGACTCCCCTTCTTCCTATAATGTTATCCTAGGGAGGCCCgccctgcatgaatttagggCTGCTGTCTCGACCTTTCACCAAAAAATCAAGTTTCCTGTGGGCAAGCAAGTCGGGGAAGTTatgttggtgcggggagcatccgacgatcgaactcgtgttttgataacggcaaaagaattcaaagttaagatgtttttgtaGTCTAAcgagtctacttgaggatttcagaaaagtcctagctgcggttaggcaaagggaaaaccctagggggtggtaaccctaggtcatagggggtggtaaccctaggccatagggggtggtaaccctatgcggaaagtcttggcaggtcgatggcttcaggcaaaagtcctagggggtggtaaccctaggtggaaagtcctggtgtcgtgaaccaggtgaaagtctggactagccgggaagcggatgtccagcagaaagtccggaagcatcgagtgccgagcaaaagtccagtcgatctggaggatcgactggcaacaggtaaatctcctgagaggagtaggtgaggaggcgtttcccgtagagggaacagtaggcgtcgggtcgacctagggtttccggttggaaacccgaagtcagactcggacagtccggagactgtctatacttcttaataatgtttattgtgctaactttgtgttgcaggatagtgtttgggactaacgtatcttgcaggagcaaaggagcaacctaaagcctcggatgaacagtgtccgaggcgcctccatggagcttggagacgcctcgggtgcaaaggctgagctggctgcgaagcaccattggaggcgccttgaagcaggcagaaggcgccttggaaggcgccttgagagagctataaggcgccttgaatggatgaaattcgaccaggtcagatttgatccacgcggaagaccaggcagcatggaggcgccttgaacaaccttcaaggcgccttgaacaccctttatatggGGGTTTCGACTAGCACTTCAGAACAATgaattccaagtgatctttcatcaacgtgctgctccaaaagacgttccgaagtgctgctacaagtgtccgacgacccgaagcttcagatttagcatttcttgttgtcggtataatatttatagcttttatttgtactcataagtgtaatcttttaacgagcttatagttgttgcccaccggaagcgatcaaggatcgcgggccttcgagtaggagtcgatcaaggctccgaacgaagtaaaaatcctcttgtctctgtgtgcttactttgttttattccgctgcttaattactccgataattcttacgtttTACGAaccgaacaaatagccacgagcgctattcaccccccttagcgcgtctcgatccaacaattggtatcagagcggggtcgtcttgaatcagtgcaaccactattcgagacaatttttttttcgtggtttttgttcggagtcgattagaatttagcctcatagctatattctaatttcttttcacgaatcgattttctgctcaaagttggacaataccacttgagcctattttttttcccttcctcccgcactactaatccaagacttagtcttggaatagatcttgttgtttctgttttcgtagatctaaatggcccaataAGAAGGacatagcaccgttcgtcccccactattttccggagaggacttcggatattggaaggggcgaatggagatatatctgaagatccagttcgacacctggatgatcatcaaaacaggactggaactaccaactggtaccgacggtaagcctacatcctgtgaaaactgggagctagcatttatcaaaaaggtggaagccgacgccaaagccacctgcaccatccaatgtagtcttaccaaagaagagctcaacagagtcggtccattctcctccgcaaaggaactatgggagaaactgatcgaacttcacgaaggaacctctgaaactaaggtaagtaagcgtgatttgttacttaataaactatataatttgaaaatgcaagaaggcgagacggcaagttctttacacgctcgaattcaagatatcttgaattcccttcatggaatcgggcagaaagtagaaaacagagatataataaggtatgcccttaactcatttcctaggagtacattgtgggcatcaatggtggatgcctacaaagtctctaaggatttgtcgtccttaaaattagacgagttatttagtgaatttgaactccatgaacaaactaatgcacagccatccgagaaaggtattgctttgattgcaggaacgagtcgaacacgggaatcaagaggacggcgaaaagttgaatcagaatcagaagacgaacccaattcagaagatgaactggccagcgagtttgtgaatcttgtaaagaaaaaagaagaagggcttcaacaagaaagatctcaagaaggcggtacaatccaaggaggcccaaccgaggtctaaggtaaaatttgaagtaatctgctacggatgcaaccagaaggggcacatcaaagccaactgccccaaccaaaaggaagcaaaaagaaaagaaggaagaaggccctgaaggcgacgtgggacgaatcttcttcggaggacgaagacgacaaattcgaccaaacgagtttactcgcattgatggccggGACCGGATCATCGAATCAGGAGAGCGAGTCGAGGCCGactccgagagaagccacggatccgcatccgctTCCGAAGGGCcggactccgctgtaagtattcctagacttaataatttagtcaattatttacttcgcaaattagccaagtcaaatttgaaaattaagtcacttttaaaagaagtaaccattcttaaagaagtaactaactcaaaatctttacctgatcaagttcaaattgaagactcaactcaagtacaacaacttgagaaagaaaattcaaatctgaaaaatcagttaaaagatttaaaaattactttagaaaagttctctctgggctccaagaatttggatctaattcttgggacacaaagagccgtctacaacaaaactggactggaatataaaagtaaaaagaaatatagatcttatttatcattaataaaacaaaatagcaaatcagtccaagcatgggtccccaagtccaaattgatcaatcaagttggacttggccaatactgggttccaaaggatcaaatatactacctcgacagaccgtatcgaggccgtgatccagggaaaactAATATGAAAACGATctacaaaatctaaattcaaaattcaaaattaaattaaaaattcaaaattaaattacaaattcaaaacttaaattacaaaatctaaattctaaattcgaatttaaattaaaaattcaaaattaaattacaaattcaaaacttaaattacaaaatctaaattctaaattcgaatttaaattaaaaattcaaaattaaattacaaaatctaaattctaaattcgaatttaaattaaaaattcaaaattaaattacaaattcaaaacttaaattacaaaatctaaattctaaattcgaatttaaattaaaaattcaaaatttaattacaaaatctaaattcaaaatacaaaattaaattaaaaatagatggaggatccaaactagctggcacctctaacagaactacccgacagggtaactgaacctaatttacccagaatgggtaaaacaagagtagactacccggtagggtaattaaggatagattaa is a window encoding:
- the LOC121980041 gene encoding uncharacterized protein LOC121980041; its protein translation is MEESGRIHVTLTAGEYKLFKEAKRLAASERQATVSRPRQAPVEASKEPLSVSDRGSKRKQPEVFPQHPYHEPGIGYYQPEPQAQSLKKEQPQASVAESSQPRDSKKGKALVIPEVFPDDPDEKVPFSARILNERLPKGYRSPSIGEYDGSKDPEEHLQKFKNAALLHQYSDAVKCKVFLNTLSGSALKWFDGLPQGSITYFLDFKTDFLRRFASSKKYQKTDHYLFALKQGPTEPLRSYINCFNQVAQDVPTTTSEILMSAFSHGLGEGEFFRNLIKNPAQNFDEMVEKAASYIKVEEAQAARRKAERPLPSTNKQERRAPQPSPQPLPRVREARPAFHPGPEIRPAPRVAAVHIPRPRLGNNRYCTYHRSRKHDTNRCFQFARDSKRAAEMGLPPPELAPQLIKMMEEQRVAGQVEPSRPDLAGPSTHQPGQGKEPEGSREVENRGNAAVREIGMISGGSTNGDSGRARKSHVQRLEVHAVECSQEQAAGPVLSFGSADLEGLELPHDDALIIKAIIANSRVVQVFVDTGSSVNILFRTAFEEMQIDAAELQPMVTSLYRFTGNEVKPMGQIKLTISLGTEPLISDLCCKNLFSTAFTSFDSCRDVLVGR